A window of the Bacteriovorax sp. PP10 genome harbors these coding sequences:
- a CDS encoding bifunctional proline dehydrogenase/L-glutamate gamma-semialdehyde dehydrogenase — protein MTIRKVNHHDWSFFFYEEFADTFMGSDDVIHADVLAELKPFMENLTNNFRTQMVFRSVPFLVGFYFNKKEVRFYTPKLSQELFLLQQSEILDLNIPQVKDLRAHAEMAASLQVKNFPTVIEDLIRVDGLPDLLKDPKYQAIEVRSAEIVKKLLSFLNEYRPTLFEDVSDFGLGLTAQYALLRIHLLKFLAILPSLDHDKKGSEVKRILIEALSRFLKDNRKARRAKKRGQDRALPRTYTLGIKAIFYLAKVIPAWPLATMVRNAVKLMAKRFIAGESIEKADRSLRALYDTKRDVTLDQLGELVVSEKEADHYKDEVLKLVRGFSLHVKKGELNVAGINRAHVSIKVSALCSDFKPQAFDYTYNLVGPRLKEILITAKEEDVFINIDAEHYHYRDVVFKIYRRVLLETQELRDYQSTGIVIQAYLRDGAKHLKDIVELAKERNLPMPVRLVKGAYWDAETVEGDAHSFNAPQFLNKEETDIHFRQLIMKILEAHPHLKLALASHNFSDHGFAEAAKELFYPDVGEIEHQCLHMTYEALSTALAKMGWATRNYVPVGSLLVGMAYLVRRIMENSSQVGVLTIMRSHKKHLTLQSPYAIHEEKKKEGKIVRDQSVSKLEDEFFNVSPLRLYLDNERQWMEKALTTFEMKSLGIDYINAQDLMGDWVSINASSDPKVLVGRIRFANLQDASIALDTIDKSYNEGTWANSKWPFRTATLVKAASLMLAKRNELSALIVYEAGKSVSEALADVDEAIDFLNFYARTEAFLQRNQTDLTGRGPTVVISPWNFPIAIPCGMVVSSLVCGNTVILKSAEQTPLVTQLLVDMLHASGVPKDVLIHLPGEGETVGDYLVKDPRTSTIVFTGSKAVGTHIGSIARKRLYKNKLSGKTYPVKAITEMGGKNAVIVTQNAELDETVSGILYSAFGHAGQKCSACSRVIVHNSLKDKLIERLRAAATDLKVGESYKFDTTVNPVITADDQKRLRQAAREASNEAINFGGQVVIDRSNEALPGYCVGPVIIELPYSRALDKDSFAQRELFGPVVHIMGFETLDDAARLFNSTDYALTGGIFSQSQNDIDYLLTKIESGNVYINRTITGARVAIEPFGGFKLSGTGPKAGGRHFILALHQTKEMLPSESNEGRFVVEEGHDSPVILKRPSKLVAQSRVDRMEKFLDQFITSFETHYQGIFSNYKDSLRDYRKWLSKNFVNFVEKEHKNRVIPGQLSYNDYNLTAEHALVVSITDRPQLKTLIQVFSCLAAGTGLSVVCRNNRSFQWWMNLRDTLFAAGFSKENLEVYFTKTSELANVINDPKLSVIIYDGLMEEYSAHVGDFLNDGKTDQRMKLILTVNDNLKAQDFYHQALNYVWVRSLAVNTMRHGAPLDLEI, from the coding sequence ATGACTATTAGAAAGGTCAATCACCATGACTGGAGCTTTTTCTTCTATGAAGAATTTGCTGACACATTCATGGGAAGTGACGATGTTATTCACGCTGACGTCTTAGCTGAGCTTAAGCCGTTCATGGAAAACCTGACAAATAACTTCAGAACACAAATGGTGTTTAGATCAGTTCCATTTTTAGTTGGATTTTATTTCAATAAAAAAGAAGTGCGCTTTTATACGCCAAAACTTTCTCAAGAATTATTCCTTCTTCAGCAAAGTGAGATTCTTGATTTAAATATCCCTCAGGTGAAAGATCTTAGAGCGCATGCTGAAATGGCCGCTTCTCTTCAGGTGAAAAATTTCCCGACGGTTATTGAAGACCTGATTAGAGTTGATGGTCTTCCTGATTTACTAAAAGATCCAAAATACCAGGCGATCGAAGTGAGATCGGCAGAAATCGTTAAAAAACTTTTAAGCTTTTTAAATGAATACCGCCCAACTCTTTTTGAAGATGTTTCAGACTTTGGTTTAGGGCTTACTGCTCAGTATGCCTTACTTCGCATCCACCTTTTAAAGTTTTTAGCGATTCTTCCATCTCTTGATCACGATAAAAAAGGATCAGAAGTAAAAAGAATTCTGATCGAAGCTCTTTCTCGTTTCTTAAAAGATAACAGAAAAGCAAGACGTGCTAAAAAAAGAGGGCAAGACAGAGCTCTTCCTCGCACATACACACTTGGTATCAAGGCAATTTTTTACTTAGCAAAAGTGATTCCGGCATGGCCTCTGGCAACGATGGTGAGAAATGCTGTAAAACTTATGGCAAAACGTTTTATCGCTGGTGAGAGCATTGAAAAAGCTGACCGCTCACTTCGTGCTTTATACGACACAAAACGCGACGTAACTCTCGATCAATTAGGTGAATTAGTTGTTTCTGAAAAAGAAGCGGACCACTACAAAGACGAAGTTTTAAAACTTGTAAGAGGATTCTCTCTTCACGTTAAAAAAGGTGAATTAAACGTTGCCGGTATTAACCGTGCTCACGTTTCAATTAAAGTTTCGGCATTATGCTCAGACTTTAAACCTCAGGCCTTCGACTACACATACAATTTAGTTGGCCCTAGATTAAAAGAAATTTTAATCACTGCTAAAGAAGAAGACGTTTTCATCAATATCGATGCAGAACACTATCACTACCGCGATGTGGTTTTTAAAATTTACCGCCGAGTTTTACTTGAAACTCAGGAACTGCGTGATTACCAATCAACAGGTATCGTTATCCAGGCCTACCTTCGTGATGGTGCTAAACATTTAAAAGATATTGTAGAACTTGCAAAAGAGAGAAATCTTCCAATGCCAGTTCGTCTTGTAAAAGGCGCTTACTGGGATGCTGAAACTGTAGAAGGGGATGCCCACAGCTTTAATGCTCCACAATTTTTAAATAAAGAAGAAACAGATATTCACTTCAGACAACTGATTATGAAAATCTTAGAAGCTCACCCGCATTTAAAACTAGCGTTAGCTTCTCACAATTTCTCTGACCACGGATTCGCTGAAGCGGCCAAAGAATTATTCTATCCAGATGTAGGAGAAATTGAGCACCAGTGTTTACACATGACTTATGAAGCGCTTTCAACAGCTCTGGCAAAAATGGGTTGGGCGACAAGAAACTACGTTCCAGTAGGAAGTTTACTTGTAGGTATGGCGTATCTGGTAAGACGTATTATGGAAAACTCTTCTCAAGTAGGAGTGTTAACGATCATGCGTTCACATAAAAAACACTTAACTCTTCAATCGCCGTACGCGATTCATGAAGAAAAAAAGAAAGAAGGAAAGATCGTCCGCGATCAATCTGTTTCTAAACTTGAAGATGAATTCTTCAACGTGTCTCCACTTCGTCTTTATTTAGATAATGAAAGACAATGGATGGAAAAAGCTCTGACAACTTTTGAAATGAAGTCTCTGGGAATTGATTACATCAATGCTCAAGACCTCATGGGTGATTGGGTCTCAATCAACGCAAGTTCTGACCCGAAAGTCTTAGTAGGACGTATTCGTTTTGCTAACCTTCAGGATGCAAGCATTGCTCTTGATACAATTGATAAAAGCTACAACGAAGGCACATGGGCCAATTCAAAATGGCCATTTAGAACAGCAACTCTGGTAAAAGCAGCAAGCTTAATGCTGGCAAAAAGAAATGAGCTTTCAGCTCTTATCGTTTATGAAGCAGGGAAATCTGTTTCAGAAGCTCTTGCCGATGTTGATGAAGCAATCGACTTCTTAAACTTTTACGCTCGTACAGAGGCTTTCTTACAAAGAAATCAAACAGACTTAACAGGACGAGGGCCAACTGTTGTTATCTCTCCATGGAACTTCCCAATCGCTATCCCATGCGGAATGGTGGTGAGCTCTCTTGTTTGTGGAAACACTGTTATTCTAAAATCAGCTGAGCAAACTCCACTAGTGACTCAACTCCTGGTTGATATGCTTCATGCTTCAGGAGTTCCAAAAGACGTTCTGATTCACCTTCCAGGTGAGGGAGAAACGGTAGGGGATTATCTTGTAAAAGACCCGAGAACTTCAACGATTGTTTTCACTGGTTCAAAAGCTGTTGGAACTCACATCGGAAGTATCGCGAGAAAGAGACTTTATAAAAATAAACTTTCGGGAAAGACTTATCCAGTGAAGGCCATTACAGAAATGGGTGGAAAGAACGCTGTCATCGTGACTCAGAATGCTGAGCTTGATGAAACAGTGTCTGGGATTTTATACTCTGCCTTCGGACATGCCGGACAAAAGTGTTCAGCGTGCTCAAGAGTTATTGTTCACAACTCTCTTAAAGATAAATTAATTGAAAGGCTTCGCGCAGCTGCAACGGATTTAAAAGTAGGCGAGTCTTATAAATTCGATACAACAGTTAACCCGGTTATTACAGCAGACGATCAAAAGCGCTTGAGACAAGCAGCGAGAGAAGCGTCTAATGAAGCTATTAACTTTGGTGGACAAGTTGTTATCGATCGCTCAAACGAAGCATTACCAGGATACTGTGTAGGTCCGGTTATTATTGAACTTCCATACTCACGTGCTCTTGATAAAGACAGTTTTGCTCAAAGAGAACTTTTTGGGCCGGTTGTTCACATCATGGGATTTGAGACTCTTGATGACGCTGCCAGATTATTCAACTCGACAGACTACGCTCTGACTGGTGGGATTTTTAGTCAGTCACAAAATGATATCGACTACCTTCTGACAAAAATTGAAAGTGGTAACGTTTACATCAACCGTACAATTACGGGAGCAAGAGTCGCAATCGAGCCATTCGGTGGATTCAAACTTTCAGGAACAGGGCCAAAGGCCGGTGGACGCCACTTTATTTTAGCTCTTCACCAGACGAAAGAAATGTTGCCGTCAGAAAGTAATGAAGGACGTTTTGTTGTAGAAGAAGGTCATGATTCACCAGTGATTTTAAAGCGACCTTCAAAATTAGTAGCTCAATCACGTGTTGATCGTATGGAAAAATTCCTGGATCAATTCATTACATCATTTGAAACTCACTATCAGGGGATTTTCAGTAACTACAAAGACTCACTTCGTGATTACCGAAAATGGTTATCTAAAAACTTCGTAAACTTTGTAGAAAAAGAACACAAAAATCGCGTGATCCCAGGTCAGTTAAGTTACAACGATTACAACTTAACAGCTGAGCATGCTTTAGTGGTATCGATCACTGATAGACCACAACTGAAAACATTGATTCAGGTGTTCTCATGTCTAGCAGCGGGAACAGGGCTTTCAGTTGTTTGTAGAAACAACCGTTCATTCCAATGGTGGATGAATTTAAGAGACACATTATTTGCTGCCGGTTTCTCAAAAGAAAATCTGGAAGTATATTTTACAAAAACATCAGAACTAGCAAACGTGATCAATGATCCAAAATTATCTGTGATCATTTATGACGGATTAATGGAAGAGTACTCAGCTCACGTTGGAGATTTCCTAAATGATGGGAAAACTGATCAGAGAATGAAATTAATCTTAACGGTTAATGACAACCTGAAAGCTCAAGACTTCTACCACCAGGCGCTTAACTACGTATGGGTAAGATCTCTTGCTGTAAACACGATGAGACATGGTGCTCCTCTAGACCTGGAGATCTAA
- a CDS encoding pyrroline-5-carboxylate reductase family protein — protein sequence MRIGFFGCGNMGAALAHGFKKFDPTVEQYFFTPTKAKAQELAGAVNGHFVEFVSDMPKDLDWYVLAFKPQSLLDFAFDFNNNSKILSVLAGTGIEKLSKKFNVENISRLMPNTPSGIGAGANLYYSPFDSGSMTEMLKGLGKLFIMKSEVELDGITAFSGSGPALIFEFARLFEKHLIAIAGNNPEAREIIAQTFLGSAKLMENAVSEGISFETLREQVTSKKGVTFEALQILEKNGLDNILGGAFVAAHKRTLELKKGI from the coding sequence ATGCGTATTGGTTTTTTTGGTTGTGGAAATATGGGCGCGGCCCTTGCTCACGGATTTAAAAAGTTTGACCCAACTGTGGAGCAGTATTTTTTTACGCCTACTAAGGCCAAGGCACAGGAGCTGGCAGGAGCGGTCAACGGACATTTCGTTGAATTCGTAAGTGATATGCCAAAAGATTTAGACTGGTATGTCCTGGCGTTTAAGCCTCAGTCCCTGTTGGATTTTGCATTTGATTTTAATAACAATTCTAAAATTCTCTCGGTACTTGCCGGGACTGGAATTGAAAAATTATCTAAGAAGTTTAATGTTGAAAATATTTCCCGCCTGATGCCTAACACTCCTTCGGGAATTGGCGCAGGTGCAAATCTTTATTACTCACCATTTGATTCAGGATCAATGACTGAGATGTTAAAAGGTTTAGGAAAACTATTCATTATGAAATCAGAAGTAGAGTTGGATGGGATCACTGCTTTTAGTGGTTCAGGGCCGGCCCTTATTTTCGAATTTGCCAGACTTTTTGAAAAGCACCTTATTGCCATCGCAGGGAATAATCCAGAGGCCCGCGAAATAATTGCTCAGACTTTTTTAGGAAGTGCTAAACTTATGGAAAATGCCGTAAGCGAAGGGATTTCTTTTGAAACGTTAAGAGAGCAGGTGACATCTAAAAAAGGTGTAACGTTCGAGGCCTTACAAATCCTGGAAAAAAACGGACTGGACAATATTTTAGGTGGCGCTTTTGTGGCCGCTCATAAAAGAACATTAGAATTAAAAAAAGGGATTTAA
- a CDS encoding PaaI family thioesterase yields MIEELLKKNVPKKYQDTLFVRLFGFMKVPLIFWVSPSVVKMDDKECIIKIPLNRRTKNHLNSMYFGVLCTGADLAGGLVAMNEITASKKKVALSFKDFKADFLKRAEGDVHFIVTQIPEIKKFVADVIKSGERMNMPVEIKAVVPSINPEEVVANFVLTLSLKAK; encoded by the coding sequence ATGATCGAAGAACTATTAAAGAAAAATGTTCCTAAAAAATATCAGGACACTTTATTTGTCCGTCTTTTTGGATTCATGAAAGTTCCTCTTATTTTCTGGGTTTCTCCATCTGTTGTAAAAATGGATGATAAAGAATGCATTATTAAAATTCCGCTTAATAGAAGAACGAAAAACCATTTAAACTCTATGTATTTTGGTGTTCTTTGCACTGGTGCTGACCTGGCAGGTGGTCTGGTTGCTATGAATGAAATCACAGCTTCTAAAAAGAAAGTGGCCCTCTCTTTTAAAGACTTCAAAGCTGACTTTTTAAAGCGTGCAGAAGGTGACGTTCACTTCATTGTGACTCAAATTCCAGAAATCAAAAAATTTGTTGCTGATGTTATTAAAAGCGGCGAGAGAATGAACATGCCCGTAGAAATTAAGGCCGTTGTTCCAAGTATCAACCCGGAAGAAGTCGTGGCCAACTTTGTTTTAACTCTCTCTTTAAAAGCGAAATAA
- a CDS encoding Nif3-like dinuclear metal center hexameric protein, translated as MQTLELDQFLKTLLKPELFDDYCPNGLQIEGKPELKKIVFAVSATRESAEYAADVHASALIVHHGLFWKFHGTRTLTGPFYKRVAPLLKNDINLFGYHLPLDAHTEVGNAVAIARLIEMGELIPFGNHKGACTGIMGTLPKALSGSELKALLENKLQHSVHYSNPIDGRPIKKIGIITGGANSEWREAHKMGLDAYITGEMSEHDYHESREAGIHMFAGGHHATEKFGIQALMKKIQETYPDLQCEYLDSENPA; from the coding sequence ATGCAAACACTCGAGCTCGATCAATTTTTAAAAACACTTTTAAAACCCGAGCTCTTTGATGATTACTGCCCGAATGGTTTGCAGATTGAAGGTAAACCAGAACTCAAAAAAATTGTGTTTGCTGTTTCAGCAACCAGAGAATCGGCCGAATACGCGGCCGACGTTCATGCCTCTGCCCTAATCGTTCACCATGGATTATTCTGGAAATTTCACGGTACCAGAACTCTTACAGGGCCTTTTTATAAAAGAGTCGCTCCCCTTCTAAAAAATGATATTAATCTTTTTGGATACCATCTACCTCTTGATGCCCATACGGAAGTGGGAAATGCTGTGGCCATTGCCCGCCTGATTGAAATGGGTGAGCTTATCCCTTTTGGAAATCATAAAGGTGCTTGTACCGGGATTATGGGGACGTTGCCTAAAGCTCTTAGCGGAAGTGAACTCAAAGCACTTCTCGAAAATAAACTTCAACATTCTGTTCACTACTCAAATCCAATTGATGGCAGACCGATTAAAAAAATCGGAATCATTACCGGTGGAGCAAACTCTGAATGGAGAGAAGCTCATAAAATGGGTCTGGATGCTTATATCACTGGAGAAATGAGCGAACACGACTATCACGAGTCTCGTGAAGCCGGGATTCATATGTTTGCTGGTGGTCACCACGCAACGGAAAAATTTGGGATTCAAGCTTTGATGAAAAAGATTCAGGAGACATATCCGGATCTTCAGTGTGAGTATCTCGACTCTGAAAATCCGGCGTAA
- a CDS encoding tetratricopeptide repeat protein — protein sequence METTNTLLLAEFFTATGYLDRLLFAFTELERLHYGPRGKNQIQKLLNDSNMFFINEFKDFDLVSTPTEWAQFKTQLKSYHMVIESFIKTPFKSARKEAMVVNYINLIYRNCFEIHNFIIETTNLDIQFPRLGLIQEESIPTITQAEEANRAPLFYLDEKKLQTYSEENAKKNSPLVFLEMRREEKYEYYLHKGHYFIAQKNYEEAKANFYKARNYKETAEVLTLLAWTYSLLDNRTQAKAYCLKAVQLDSQYGPAYNDFGNYILAEGQITESLRWFELAKRAHNYQNREYPYINAGRAHVLLKDFDQALTEFSLALTIAPHHHELHETVSKLKASLEKGRPQYNTTPEERGPGPLNS from the coding sequence ATGGAAACTACGAATACCCTACTTCTTGCAGAATTCTTTACAGCTACTGGTTACCTGGATCGTCTTCTATTTGCTTTCACAGAACTTGAAAGACTTCACTACGGGCCTCGTGGTAAAAACCAAATCCAAAAACTATTAAATGATTCAAACATGTTTTTCATTAACGAGTTTAAAGATTTTGATCTCGTTTCAACACCGACTGAGTGGGCACAGTTTAAAACTCAATTAAAGTCTTATCACATGGTGATTGAGTCTTTTATCAAAACTCCATTCAAGAGTGCACGTAAAGAAGCGATGGTAGTGAACTACATCAACTTGATTTACCGCAACTGTTTTGAGATCCATAACTTTATTATTGAAACAACAAATCTTGATATTCAATTCCCTCGCCTGGGATTAATTCAGGAAGAATCGATTCCTACAATTACTCAAGCGGAAGAAGCTAATAGAGCTCCACTTTTCTACCTTGATGAAAAGAAGTTACAAACTTACAGTGAAGAAAATGCTAAGAAAAATTCACCGCTAGTTTTTCTGGAAATGCGTCGTGAAGAAAAGTATGAATACTACCTTCACAAAGGGCACTACTTCATTGCTCAAAAAAATTACGAAGAAGCTAAAGCTAATTTTTATAAAGCAAGAAACTATAAAGAAACAGCAGAAGTGCTGACTCTTTTAGCGTGGACTTACTCGCTTCTTGATAACAGAACACAAGCTAAAGCTTACTGCTTAAAGGCAGTTCAATTGGATTCACAATACGGGCCTGCTTATAACGATTTTGGTAACTACATCCTTGCAGAAGGACAAATTACAGAAAGTTTACGTTGGTTTGAATTGGCAAAACGTGCTCACAATTACCAAAACCGTGAATACCCATATATCAATGCTGGAAGAGCTCATGTCTTGTTAAAAGATTTTGATCAGGCATTGACAGAATTTTCTCTGGCACTGACAATTGCTCCACACCACCATGAACTTCATGAAACGGTGTCGAAGCTTAAGGCCAGTCTGGAAAAGGGTCGCCCGCAATACAACACTACACCTGAAGAAAGAGGTCCAGGTCCTCTGAATTCATAA
- a CDS encoding acyl-CoA thioesterase yields MANPIYEYEIKILEHHLDTFGHVNNAVYLELYEEARWDFITKNNLGMKEILETKIGPVLLDLNLTFKSELKNRETIKIISQARPEMRNRFVMILDQKMVREDGKVASTLTISVGMMDLEGRKLIAPTLKWLKALGLEEHLEP; encoded by the coding sequence ATGGCCAATCCAATTTATGAGTACGAAATCAAAATTTTAGAACACCATCTGGATACTTTCGGACATGTAAACAACGCCGTCTATTTAGAGCTCTATGAAGAAGCACGTTGGGATTTCATCACTAAAAATAACCTGGGAATGAAAGAGATTTTAGAAACAAAAATCGGCCCGGTACTACTTGATTTAAACCTGACATTTAAAAGCGAATTAAAAAATCGCGAGACAATAAAAATTATTTCACAGGCCCGTCCTGAAATGCGAAATAGATTTGTCATGATCCTGGATCAAAAAATGGTGAGAGAAGACGGTAAAGTTGCATCGACACTTACAATCTCTGTAGGAATGATGGACCTTGAGGGAAGAAAATTAATTGCCCCAACGCTTAAATGGCTTAAAGCTCTTGGGCTTGAAGAGCATCTGGAGCCGTAG
- a CDS encoding C40 family peptidase codes for MKTLILSMMAFLSTNVFALTAKDLRAGDVVLLSLNCMECRVIESETNSLFSHSGVIVIDQDQRVRVAQSIGNVALFSFADFTGNITPGTFVHVYRARELKNLSETKKVMLEKSMLDVFNEKYRGAPFDSKYIWNNFNSKGVELLYCSEFIAKFLDNFLTQKTVIAPITYDKHYDYWTKYFRGNVPENELGNSPASFSRDNRFEFIGTI; via the coding sequence ATGAAAACACTTATTTTATCTATGATGGCCTTTCTATCTACCAATGTTTTTGCTTTAACCGCAAAAGACCTTCGTGCCGGTGACGTTGTTCTACTGTCACTGAATTGTATGGAATGCCGAGTGATCGAATCAGAAACCAATTCTCTTTTTTCTCACTCAGGCGTGATTGTGATTGATCAGGACCAAAGAGTGCGAGTGGCCCAGTCAATTGGCAACGTTGCTCTTTTCTCATTTGCAGATTTCACAGGCAACATTACTCCTGGAACATTCGTTCATGTTTACAGGGCCCGCGAGCTTAAAAATTTATCTGAAACTAAAAAAGTAATGCTTGAAAAATCTATGCTCGATGTATTCAACGAAAAATACAGAGGCGCACCCTTCGATTCAAAATACATCTGGAACAATTTCAATTCTAAGGGAGTAGAGCTACTTTACTGCTCAGAATTCATTGCCAAATTCCTGGATAATTTTCTTACTCAAAAAACAGTGATTGCTCCTATCACATATGACAAACACTATGACTACTGGACGAAATACTTCAGAGGTAATGTTCCAGAAAACGAATTAGGGAATTCACCAGCATCATTTTCAAGAGATAATCGTTTTGAATTCATTGGAACTATTTAA
- a CDS encoding class I SAM-dependent methyltransferase, which translates to MNSLELFNQIYTLETERVYSKSLLSFFESTIRARLPNAPRILDLGCGSKSIFEDIDLSGSNVTAIDFSPVAISKALILPNGISYKEVDLSTPDVLEKSAYDLIFDSHCLHCITDEANRKSAFTNIYQSLRPDGLFTTEMMVLPPNKTVVMPNKHVVEARAIEDEILSYGFKINYFLIVRDLVFGSENGDCDLVRVICRK; encoded by the coding sequence TTGAATTCATTGGAACTATTTAACCAGATCTACACACTTGAAACGGAGCGTGTTTATTCGAAGAGCTTATTGAGCTTTTTCGAATCAACAATCCGTGCACGCCTGCCAAATGCCCCTCGCATTCTGGACCTCGGTTGTGGTTCGAAATCAATTTTCGAAGATATCGATCTATCCGGATCAAATGTTACGGCCATCGATTTTTCTCCGGTCGCTATTTCTAAGGCACTGATCCTGCCGAATGGAATTAGCTACAAAGAAGTCGACTTAAGCACTCCCGATGTTTTGGAAAAATCTGCATACGACCTGATCTTCGATTCCCACTGCCTTCACTGCATAACAGATGAAGCAAATAGAAAATCGGCCTTCACAAATATCTACCAGTCCTTAAGGCCTGATGGATTATTCACTACCGAGATGATGGTTCTCCCACCCAACAAAACAGTGGTGATGCCCAATAAGCATGTAGTAGAGGCCCGAGCAATTGAAGATGAAATTTTGAGTTACGGATTTAAGATAAATTATTTTTTGATTGTAAGAGATTTAGTTTTTGGAAGTGAGAATGGAGATTGCGATTTAGTAAGAGTGATCTGCAGAAAATAA
- a CDS encoding CoA transferase → MSFRPLIGMTIIDLSHRLPGPLCGKILTDLGANVIKIEDHVFQDPFNSGLFAKFDTSFLSWYENLNSGKKIERFDFNSPADQEKIHQMVVNADAVILGIPGKTREKLKVTDADLNLKKPFVAIELLASASEKKSMHDLNAMAMTGLLSLYVSGRSEKIIDPPFLPIAGISFGHKGATDLLAGFIKATKVNQTQFVKTYMDQVTEEILGIFWPAADRKLGKSKFLHNGVYPCYSLYQTKDKKYVALAAVEEKFWVRFTDVFNIKTEMDRFHHEDSKLFDLLAESFSKLSQQEIADKIHGEDLCLSIIN, encoded by the coding sequence ATGAGTTTTAGACCATTAATCGGCATGACAATTATTGATTTAAGTCACAGGTTACCAGGGCCTTTATGTGGGAAGATTCTCACTGACCTGGGAGCTAACGTGATTAAAATTGAAGATCATGTTTTTCAAGATCCGTTTAACTCGGGGTTGTTTGCTAAGTTCGATACGAGTTTTTTATCTTGGTATGAGAATTTAAATAGCGGGAAGAAGATTGAGAGATTTGATTTCAACTCTCCCGCGGATCAAGAAAAAATTCACCAGATGGTTGTGAATGCTGACGCTGTTATTCTGGGAATTCCTGGGAAGACTCGTGAGAAATTAAAAGTAACTGATGCTGATTTAAATTTGAAGAAACCATTTGTGGCAATTGAACTCCTTGCTAGTGCAAGTGAGAAAAAATCAATGCACGACTTGAACGCCATGGCGATGACAGGACTTCTTTCACTTTATGTTTCAGGTAGAAGTGAAAAGATTATTGATCCTCCCTTTTTACCAATCGCTGGAATCAGCTTCGGCCACAAAGGTGCGACAGATTTACTAGCGGGATTTATCAAAGCAACTAAAGTGAATCAAACTCAGTTTGTGAAAACTTATATGGATCAAGTGACGGAAGAAATCCTTGGGATCTTCTGGCCCGCGGCCGATCGTAAACTTGGAAAGAGTAAATTCCTTCACAATGGGGTCTACCCTTGTTACTCGCTCTACCAGACCAAAGATAAGAAGTATGTTGCCCTGGCAGCAGTAGAAGAAAAGTTCTGGGTACGCTTTACGGACGTCTTTAACATCAAGACAGAGATGGACCGCTTCCACCATGAAGACTCTAAGTTATTCGATCTTTTGGCAGAATCATTCTCAAAACTCTCTCAACAGGAAATCGCGGATAAGATCCACGGCGAGGACCTGTGCCTTTCAATCATTAACTAG